From Seriola aureovittata isolate HTS-2021-v1 ecotype China chromosome 16, ASM2101889v1, whole genome shotgun sequence, one genomic window encodes:
- the LOC130183742 gene encoding receptor-transporting protein 4-like, translating into MESETVVLSFVFQAINCSHIINRAAVTRALFTSYSIASPQRLTSSTKRSSAFRSPSTMSRSTDWIPGLWLDTFNDLLYDDNELDYGDQWTLNFNYSQTDQVTKEERKKGWKVYCCRAFGHFKCASCSKTWPSARVVVLFRYRLRSDRGTVIMRPFGQACRSCKNNEFELPGFSDKEVEQALLRLFSKIRKNIYGEDDDDDGGSSASSNKVWTKPHEKTLCQACIMGICTQDDD; encoded by the exons atggaaagcGAAACCGTAGTGTTAAGTTTCGTTTTCCAGGCTATCAACTGTAGTCACATAATAAATAGAGCGGCTGTGACCAGAGCGCTATTCACAAGCTACAGCATCGCTTCACCTCAGCGTCTCACTTCATCGACCAAGCGCTCTTCAGCTTTCCGATCACCGAGCACCATGAGCAGATCTACAG ACTGGATTCCTGGCCTATGGCTGGACACCTTTAATGATTTGCTGTATGATGACAATGAGCTGGACTATGGAGACCAGTGGACTCTCAACTTTAACTACTCTCAGACAGACCAAGTCAccaaggaggagaggaagaaaggctGGAAGGTTTACTGCTGCAGAGCCTTTGGACA CTTCAAGTGTGCATCCTGCTCCAAGACCTGGCCCTCAGCACGGGTGGTGGTGTTGTTCCGTTACCGGCTGCGGAGTGACCGGGGGACGGTGATCATGCGGCCCTTTGGTCAGGCCTGCCGCAGTTGCAAAAACAACGAGTTTGAGCTCCCTGGTTTTTCAGACAAAGAGGTGGAACAGGCCTTGCTCAGGCTCTTTTCGAAGATCCGGAAGAATATCTACGGGGAGGATGACGACGATGATGGTGGATCGTCAGCCTCCTCTAACAAAGTGTGGACCAAACCACATGAGAAGACCCTGTGTCAGGCCTGCATTATGGGCATTTGCACTCAGGATGATGATTAg